The nucleotide window ACTTCATCCGTTGGGGTTGACTCCTCCTTCGGGCCCGCCCGGTGAAACCCGCTTCTCCAGGTAGTGAAGGACGCGCAGGATCAACTCGTTCTGGTGCTCGATGGCGGCAGTCTGGTGCTCCAGATGGAGCAGGATCGCTTCCACTTCTCGCTCTGCCTTCTGGTTAATTTCGAAGTCCGCCTCTGCCCGCAGCTCGCTGTGACGGTTGAGCAGGTTCTGTCCCACCATGATGAGGGGCATGAGGAGGATCTGGATCATGTTGGAGATAAAGAGCCACAGTACAAAGGCCGGAGCAGGATCGAAGCGCAACTTCCGGGGGCCCAGCGTGTTCCACAGGAGCCATCCCACCGTCCAGGCGGCGATGATCAAGAAGAAGCCTGGGCTGCCGACCCGGGTGGTGACGGTAAGCGCCAGGCGTTCAAGGGGTGTGAAGCGTTCCCGGAGCTCCCGGTTGACGTCCCGTACCGGAGGATGGGCGTGTGTCCAGTGGGGGACGAGACGGCGGGTGCC belongs to Armatimonadota bacterium and includes:
- a CDS encoding DUF1003 domain-containing protein; the protein is MIGEIFLRRFRDEVQLVEHVLADGTRRLVPHWTHAHPPVRDVNRELRERFTPLERLALTVTTRVGSPGFFLIIAAWTVGWLLWNTLGPRKLRFDPAPAFVLWLFISNMIQILLMPLIMVGQNLLNRHSELRAEADFEINQKAEREVEAILLHLEHQTAAIEHQNELILRVLHYLEKRVSPGGPEGGVNPNG